CGTGATGTCTCCCCCGTGGGCGTTCGCGATCTGGCGCGCCATGGCCAGCCCCACGCCCGCTCCGCGGATACCGGCGGTCTTCGCGGCAGTACCCCGGACAAATCGTCTAAAGATCAGCTTCTGTTCGCTCTCCGAAATCCCCAGACCCTGGTCGCGCACCCGGATCACCACGCGCCGGTCTTCTCGGCCCAGCTCCACGCGAATGGGGGAGCCGTCGGGAGAGTACTTGACGGCATTGTCGAGGAGGTTGCTGATCACGCAGCCGAGCGCCGCGGGGTCGGCGCGCAGGCGCGGCGCCGAACCGTCGGTGTGCATGGCGATCCTGCCCCCGTTCGCCCCAGCGTCGCGCCGAAATTCCTCGATCACGGAGCGCAGCCACTCGGTCGCATCCAGCGGCTCGAAACGGAAGGGCATCTCGCCGGCTTCCAGGCGGCCGAAGGTCAGCAGCCCCTCGACCAGCCGGTGCAGGCGCTCACTGGCCTGGGCCAGGGCACGGTAGTATTCCTGGCGGTCTTCGTCACTTTCCACCCGCCCGCTCACCAGCAATTCGCTCAGCTGCCGCAGCGCGGTGATGGGGGTGCGGAACTCGTGGGAGACCGAAGCCACGAAATCCGATTCCAGCCGCGCCACCGCCACCTCGCGGGACGCCGCGCGCCCGATAAAATACGCTCCAGCCAACACCAGCAGGAACAGGGTGGCGAGCCCGGTCACAACGAGCCGCCTCGCCGCCCACCCGGCCGTGGCCGCGCCGCCCGCCGAAACGGCGTGCAGAGTCCAGGGAAGCTGCGCGGAGGAAGCCAGGCGCACGGCCTGGGCTTCGCTTCCGTTCGGCAGCCGGCCCGACACGGCCCGGCCGTCGGAATCGGTGAGGACGACACGCGCATCGAAACGGCCGAGCGTCGGCAGAAGCGGCTCCAGCCATTGCGATTCCAACGTGCGCCGACCCAAGGCAAAGACCGCCAGACGTTCGGGCGTGCCCCGCCACGCCAGCAGCACCGGCTGGTCGGCCTGCCAGAAAATACGGCGGCCGGCGATGGTGTCTTCAGCGCGGCGAAGGGACCGCCATTCTGCCCACATCGATCCGGCGGCCGCCGACGCAGCCAAGGCCTCGGCCGGTTCCAGCGAGGTCAGGCCCATCCCTCGGCAAGCCTCGCTCAAGTAGAAGTCGTAAGCGGCCCGATCGATGCGCCACTTGCCGCCTCGAAGCGCTGCCGACAGCGCCGCCGCCTCTCGCCGCGCCGCTTCCACGTCCTTCTGCTTTTCGAACGCGAGCAGGCGCGCCTCCCGGGCCACAAGCTCCGCCGGCAAACCCGCCACGGGCGTCGATCCGGCCCGGGTCAGCTCGTCGTAGGCGGCCAAGGCTTCGGTCGCCAGCCCGCTTTTCCACAAATTCCGCCCGAGGCGGGCTTGGGCTTCGGCGCGGACGGCGGGGTCAGCGTGGCGGGCCAGCGGACGCAAGGCGGCGACGGCCTTGGCATAGTCCTGCTTCTGGAACTCCAAAGCTTCCGCGGCGGCAAAAGCGGGGTGCCCCGCCGCCGGCGTTGTCGGGGTGTTCGGGTAAAACAACAGCCGGTGCTCCGGGTAACATTCCAAGTCGTTCGGACGGATGATCAAGAGCAGGCTGTCTTTGGGCAGTCCCGCAGCGTACTCCGCAGCCTGCGCGCGCAGCTGGGCGGCAGCCGCCGTGCTCAGACGCATCAAGCGGCTTTCGAGCTGGGAGAGGTTTTTTTGCAGGGCGGCGACGGCCAGGTCCGCGGCATTCTCCCGCTTCTCCTCGAGGCGCTGTCCGGCCAGAGCGCGGTCCTGCCGCATCAGCTGCCAGCCCATCCAAGCCAGGGCCGCGACCAGCAGGAACGTGATGGCAAAAAACATCACCAACAGGCGCGAGCCGGGCCGGAGCCGGGCTTTTCGGGCTTTCAGCGGCATCGCGAAGAATTATAGCCCCGCTCCGGTCTGAAGGCTATCTCGCTTCGGTCAGGATTCAGTCAGATTGGCTTCGGCCGGCTACTTGGCGGTTTTCGCCGGAGGCAGGAAGTTCTCCAGAACCCAGAGTTCGCCCCAAACGCATCAGCGCGCCGGCCCGGATCAGAGAATCCTTCGAGAGTGCCAAGGCGCGGAAAACGGCGGCCGCAGCTTAGAGCGAGGCATCCCTTCCTCCCCGGATCGCTATGGCTCGATTATAGCCGCAAGGCCCGTCTTTGCCATACAGGATCAGCCTCCGTAATTCCATTCTTCTCTGATATCGACCAACGGCAAGGCCGTGACCTTCTCGTCCAATCGATAGCGCTCCTTGCCCGGATAAACAATCCAGACATGAGCCGGCGAGAGATCTCGGAGCGAGGAATGGAGAGACGCCGTCATCCGAGGCGCATCGGCAAATTTGAATTCCACTCCCCAAAGCTTCCCGTGCTTCCGCCAGACGAGGTCAAGCTCGGCTCCCGCATGGGTCGACCAGAAAAAGAAGGAAGCGTCGTCAAGTCCCACGCTCCGGCAGACGCTATTCAGGGCGAATCCTTCCCAAGACGCGCCGAGCTTGTTGTGGGAGGTCAGATCGTTTTCATTCTCGATCATCATCAGCGAATGGAAAAGCCCCGAATCGTGAAGGTAGATCTTGGGTTTCTTGACCAGCCGTTTGCCGACGTTTTCGTGCCAGGGTTGAAGGATGCGGATCATCAGGGCGCCCGCGAGGATCTCCGCGTACTTCCTCACAGTCACGTCGGACATCCCGAACGACCGGCCGAGCTCCGCATAATTCAGGACCTGGCCGTGATAATGGGCCAGCATGGTCCAAAATCGGCGCAGCGATGCTGCGGGAATTTGGAAACCGAGCTGAGGCACGTCTCTTTCCAGAAATGTCGCAATATAATTGGATCTCCATAAAAAGCTCGCCTCATCGTCGGCCGCCAGGAAAGCCGGAGGCAATCCTCCACGAAGCCAGAGTTTTTTCCAGCTCTTGGCTCCGACGTCCCAAGGCGCCAAACCGCCGAGATGATGATAGCCGATCCGGCCGGCCAAGGATTCCGAGCTCTGCCGGATCAAGTTCACGGAAGCGCTGCCTAAGACCATGTATTTTTGCTCGGGCTTGCTGTCGACAAGATGCCGGAGCAACGGAAAAATCTCCGGACGGCGTTGAATCTCGTCAATGATGATTAAGCCTTCGGCCTCTTCCAAAGCCATTCTGGGATTATCGAAACGAACCAGTTCGCTGGGATTCTCGAGGTCGAAGTATTGGCCCGATGGAAACGACTTGGCCAGCGTCGTCTTGCCGCACTGGCGGACGCCGATCAATCCAACGACGCGGAATATCTTGAGTAGGTTTTCGATTCTTTCCCGGTCCCCGGTTCGAGGCAAGAAATGCGGAGCCATGGATACCTCCATAAACACTATCGCGAATAATGATTGAAAAGTCAAATGTTGTGTATGAGATTTCAAGCGTCAGCCAGAGGGGGGTCGAGGCCCTATTCCATGAAAGAGAAGAATCAACGGCTCTGGTTTCTATGCGTCGGCAGCCCGGCCTGATAGTGTTGCCGTATTTCATTTGCGGAAAGCACCCTCTCGTAAAGCGCCGCTCCGTCGACTGTCCCATTGAAGCGGTAGGAAGGCACTCCGAAAAGCGTCGACAATCCAATATATAAAGGCTCCGTCGGCCGGGCCAGGATCGATTGCGTGATCGCTCCCGTCTTCATCAGGGCGCCGTTCAGGTAAATGCTGGCGCTCCTGGAGGAATAGACCGTGCCGGCCACGTGATACCAGGTGTTAGGATGCAGGACCGCATCGCCGACGATGCACTCGATGCTCCAGTCCCCTGACTCGCCGAAAGATGTATGGCAGTGCCTGATCCCTAGGTGGAGCCTCCCCTCGGTATTGAGGTATATGGCACACGAGACCCCGTCGTAGTTATGGGTCCCCTTTACCGCGATGGCCTGCAGTTCGGGCCCGAGACTCGAGAAATTGATCCAGGCCTCCAGCGTCACCTCGTCCAGAAATTCGGGGACCGGTCCGGCTTTCGTGGCCGGCAGGACGTTCTCCATGACCCAGACTTCGGGTTTCCTTCGCCCGGCCTGGAACGCGACGCTCTTTCCGTCGGGGTGGATGCGCAGCCCGGAAGCTCCGTCCCCAAAAGCCATATCCGAGGCCAAAACGCCGACATTATGCGCCTCTTGACCTCGCGGGGAGGCTCGCCAAAGCTCCAGCCGGAAGGAGCGCGGAGCGGCTTCGACCGTCTTGGCAAACAACAGGTATCGTCCATCGGGCGTCCACACCAGCCCATCCCGTCGAACGGCTTCGCGCCCGCTCAGCCGAAGGAGCTCGCGTGCATTTTCGCCTTGGGCCGATACGATTCCGAGCCGATCGCAAGAACCGTTCCATCGGCGGGATCGAGCCGTGAAAGCCAATTCGAGGCCGTCGGGGGAGAGCGCCAGGTTGGTGACATCCTCTCCCGGAGAAAGACGATAGATTTCCTTCTCGCTTCCCGTGGCCGGGTCGCGCTGCAGGATGCGGGGAGCCGCATCGGCGAAGGCAAAGCCGGCTCGGGTGAGGTAAAAGGATTTCCCGTCGGGCGCCCACTGGCCGTCCAGCGTATCCGTTTCGGGATTGCTCGACAGAATGGCCCGGGCGTCCCCGTTGCGCGCATCCATCTCGTAGAACCCCATGTGGTGGTGCAGCTTGTCGAAACCGGAGACGAGTATCCCCTGTCCGCCCGGGGTCCAGCGCGCGATCCGCAGGCGCTCCAGGTCTCGCGGAGCCAAGAACTCGCGATCCCCTCCCGCGCTGAGCGAGCGGATGCAAAGGGTCCAGCGGTCGGCGCTTCGGTTCGAGAAGTAGGCCAGCGATCGTCCGTCGGGAGAATACAGCGGCAGCCGGTTCCGGCCGGCGAAGCGCTCGTTGATCAAGGCCGGCGCGGCCGTCATTCGCGAAGCCGTCGGATCGAGCTCGACGACATAAGCGTCCGTCCCGCCGCTTTCGACTCCATAGTATAACGACCCGCCGCGGGTGAAGCCCAGCGGCTCCGCAGGCTCCATCTCGGGTCGGATCGAAACAGGCTGCCCCGCGGGCTTGCCGTCGGCGATCCGGAGGAACCAGGCGCCCCATTGGCCGGCCCGGTCGCTGGCGAAGAGGACGCCTCGCCCGTCCGGCGCCCACCCGAGAAGCTGGTCGTCGGCGGGATGCTCGACCAGCGTGACCTCACGGCTGCCGTCGGCGGCCAGAAGGAAGATGTCGCGGCTTTC
This portion of the Candidatus Aminicenantes bacterium genome encodes:
- a CDS encoding HAMP domain-containing sensor histidine kinase: MPLKARKARLRPGSRLLVMFFAITFLLVAALAWMGWQLMRQDRALAGQRLEEKRENAADLAVAALQKNLSQLESRLMRLSTAAAAQLRAQAAEYAAGLPKDSLLLIIRPNDLECYPEHRLLFYPNTPTTPAAGHPAFAAAEALEFQKQDYAKAVAALRPLARHADPAVRAEAQARLGRNLWKSGLATEALAAYDELTRAGSTPVAGLPAELVAREARLLAFEKQKDVEAARREAAALSAALRGGKWRIDRAAYDFYLSEACRGMGLTSLEPAEALAASAAAGSMWAEWRSLRRAEDTIAGRRIFWQADQPVLLAWRGTPERLAVFALGRRTLESQWLEPLLPTLGRFDARVVLTDSDGRAVSGRLPNGSEAQAVRLASSAQLPWTLHAVSAGGAATAGWAARRLVVTGLATLFLLVLAGAYFIGRAASREVAVARLESDFVASVSHEFRTPITALRQLSELLVSGRVESDEDRQEYYRALAQASERLHRLVEGLLTFGRLEAGEMPFRFEPLDATEWLRSVIEEFRRDAGANGGRIAMHTDGSAPRLRADPAALGCVISNLLDNAVKYSPDGSPIRVELGREDRRVVIRVRDQGLGISESEQKLIFRRFVRGTAAKTAGIRGAGVGLAMARQIANAHGGDITVDSRPGQGSTFTVRLPEGE
- a CDS encoding ATP-binding protein, whose product is MAPHFLPRTGDRERIENLLKIFRVVGLIGVRQCGKTTLAKSFPSGQYFDLENPSELVRFDNPRMALEEAEGLIIIDEIQRRPEIFPLLRHLVDSKPEQKYMVLGSASVNLIRQSSESLAGRIGYHHLGGLAPWDVGAKSWKKLWLRGGLPPAFLAADDEASFLWRSNYIATFLERDVPQLGFQIPAASLRRFWTMLAHYHGQVLNYAELGRSFGMSDVTVRKYAEILAGALMIRILQPWHENVGKRLVKKPKIYLHDSGLFHSLMMIENENDLTSHNKLGASWEGFALNSVCRSVGLDDASFFFWSTHAGAELDLVWRKHGKLWGVEFKFADAPRMTASLHSSLRDLSPAHVWIVYPGKERYRLDEKVTALPLVDIREEWNYGG